A genome region from Hevea brasiliensis isolate MT/VB/25A 57/8 chromosome 9, ASM3005281v1, whole genome shotgun sequence includes the following:
- the LOC110664854 gene encoding uncharacterized protein LOC110664854 — MQVLAVMAAPPVKPQPLHNFPLSLKWGQTTVLSAPTNHQHRSSSSGRLTSALAPDSETESDPELTTIRHPPRVGSRSARVHRFSFTSCSSSLIPKLKNSSTENLQKQTTVLEVAEKTQKQVTVLENNGADAEDEEEEEEEEEEEEEKQKQAEEEGNSRPWKLRPRKGILAAKNGGELKEAVMLHVNEQRERETTPQLQPKSMRLRGLVESAGGGGGVCLEKKEKRKFWIALSREEIEEDIFALTGSRPARRPMKRPKNVQKVLDNFFPGSWLVGTTADSYRVADPPMKR, encoded by the exons ATGCAAGTGCTGGCTGTGATGGCAGCACCACCAGTGAAGCCTCAGCCTCTGCATAACTTCCCGCTGTCTCTAAAATGGGGACAGACAACCGTGCTTTCTGCCCCGACCAACCACCAACATCGGAGTAGCAGTAGCGGCCGTCTCACGTCCGCGCTTGCACCCGACTCTGAGACCGAATCTGACCCGGAACTAACGACAATCCGGCATCCTCCCCGTGTCGGATCGCGCTCTGCTCGCGTCCACCGCTTCTCCTTTACCTCTTGCTCCTCCTCCCTTAtcccaaaactaaaaaattcatCGACGGAAAATCTGCAGAAACAAACAACGGTTTTGGAAGTCGCTGAAAAGACACAGAAGCAAGTCACGGTTTTGGAAAACAACGGAGCGGACGCTGAAGACgaagaagaggaggaggaggaggaggaggaggaggaggagaaacAAAAGCAAGCAGAGGAAGAAGGGAATTCGAGGCCGTGGAAATTGAGGCCAAGAAAAGGGATTTTGGCGGCTAAGAATGGAGGGGAATTAAAGGAAGCGGTGATGCTGCATGTAAATGAGCAGAGGGAGAGGGAGACTACGCCGCAGCTTCAGCCGAAATCGATGAGATTGAGGGGATTGGTAGAGTCTGCAGGAGGAGGCGGGGGGGTCTGCttggagaagaaggagaagaggaAGTTCTGGATAGCTCTATCAAGAGAAGAGATTGAGGAGGATATTTTCGCTTTGACTGGGTCGAGACCTGCTAGGAGGCCCATGAAACGACCCAAGAACGTGCAGAAAGTGCTTGAT AATTTTTTTCCTGGGTCGTGGTTGGTGGGAACTACAGCTGATTCTTATAGAGTTGCCGATCCTCCGATGAAG AGGTAA